From Triticum aestivum cultivar Chinese Spring chromosome 7B, IWGSC CS RefSeq v2.1, whole genome shotgun sequence:
gggcaccccaagacacacaagttgatcattgattttttagccgtgtgcggtgcccccctccaccataatccacctcggtcatatcgtagcggtccttaggcgaagccctgcgtcggtagcttcatcaacagcgtcatcacaccgtcgtgctgacggaactctccctcgaagctctattggatcgtgagttcgtgggacgtcaccgagctgaacgtgtgcagatcgcagaggtgccgtacgttcggtattaggatcggtcgatcgtgaagacgtacgactcatcaacctcgttgtcataacgcttccgcttacggtctacgagggtacgtggacgacactcttccctcttgttgctatgcatcaccatgattttgcatgtgcgtaggacttttttgaaattactacgttccccaactttGTTACTGTAATTAGAGGAGGATTAGTTGGTTGGCTGCATTGAGATTCATGTTTGCCAAGTGTCCACCAATGAACAAGGTCCCATAATGGAAGTGAACGATCTGGGTCGTATAAGATTAgtctccatcatcatcatattattgTTATTGGCCGCGCGCACCGTGATCCATGTCATCCATAGAACATGAACTAGATGCGAGCGGATCCTATAGAGTGTATCATTATCATGCACAGTAATTCTTCATAGGAATGAACATTATCAGCTGGCAAATTAAACGATCCTAATTCATGAACATTGCGTTTGCTCTATAGCGAAGTATGTCCCGTTGCACGTTGCACGGCACGAACAAATTCCTAGTAAATTTAAATGAGCCTATGCGGGCTTCTAAAGAAATAGTGCAAAGCATCGCTGTATGCAAATATGCTCCTCTAAATCTTGGTACGAAGGCGGTCCTTCTTTTTTTTCGACGTTGCCTCAGCGGTAAAGGAGGACGATGTTAGGCAACGTTTGGGCGTGGCACAAGATTCTGCCGAAGTGTAATTCTAGTTTTACTTTTTATAAAGTCTTTGTTGCAATATTGCAAGACATCTATGTATGTCTTCTGTAATGACCACGTGTGTACTCTTTGTAATACATTTGTCTAATGAAATATGCTGTATGTGGTTATTTCTAAAAAAAAAAGAAACAGTGCACATGCCTTCCCGTGTTCAAAACTAATTTTCGAATGGACCGCACCGCAGGGGCTTACGTGTTAATTTCCTTGCTGTTCGCCGGGTCCTTCCTCCTTTTCTCCTCAAGTCGGCGCCGCAAAAGCCTCTCGCCTCGAAGGATTTCTTCTCCTCTGCCTCGCCGTCCGCGCGCTGTTCCCCACTACCGTCCGCGCGAAGGGAGACAAGGCAGCGACGAAGAGGATGGTCGCGCTCGCGCAGCCACCTTCCGCGGTCAAGGGACCCAAAGGAGAGGCGGAGAGGAAACAGAGCGACGCACAGGGAAGAGgaggaaacggcggcggcggcggtgcaggtGGCGGGGGTGGAGGTAGAGGGAAGAAGCGGAAGAACAAGGAGGTTTTCATCTACGGAAACTACAGGAACTACTACGGCTACCGAGTGAGTTGAACCGCGCTATCCCCCCTCCACTCCGTGGCCTCTCTAACAAACGGTGAATCTTCATTGTGTTTTGTATGCCGGGGAGTTATTTGTTGAAATGTTTTGCTGGAGATTGCGATGTTCCTAGGACTGGGATGGTATATACATATACGAATTATGTTGCTTAGTTGAAAGTAGTGAAGCTTTTGCTTAAGACGTGCCCAAGCTGTTTGATGAAATGCGCTGATTGGTTTCGGCATTGATTTGTGTCTCAGAGCTTGCAGAACTTGAGTTTTGCAACTACTAGGACCCGTGGTTCCCATTTTTCTTGCATCGAATGGAAACTGGAGTGAGATGAATATACTGTTTTGTTTGATTGTAGTTTGCGGTAGACCAGCATAGACGCTATCTGTTGGGTATTTTGGTGTTAAAATTGCCAGTTTTACGCCATAGCATTAGTTAGACAATCCAACGTTTGTGGTACTGTGTGTGACATGGCTGTCGAATTTTAGGGGGCACAGTAATCACCACTGCTTTGAGCCTTTGACCCCATATTGGACATGTAGGATAATTTCTGATTAATAAATACCCCATAGGTGTTACTGTAATGCTATTGGCAGGAGTGAATTGCGAAAAACCACCACATTGAAGCGTAGGTTTGCAGGAAAGACTCTTCTACGAATTTATGCCAGAAAACACTGATTTTGGTCCTAATCTTTTGCAGAAAACACTGATCAACCGTTTTATGCATTTTAACCTCgattatgacatgtggggcctggtATTTTTGCATAGTCACCCTTCGGGTAAAAGTACAAAACGCAATCAGCTCCTCGTCGCCAGCCTGCAGCAGAGGCATCATCGCTCATGGTCCTCGTCGCCAGCCATGGCCACACCGTCCAGAGGGGGGGAAGAGGTTGGCTCGTCGCCGTTGGCCGGTGGTGCCGCATCTGGTGGTGGTGGGACGAGGACCAGAGGACGAGGCGGTGGCTGGTTCATGCACGCGGCAGCGCTGCTGGCTTGGAGTCGCCATGCGCTTGGTACCGTCGGCCACCGCGCGCTCACCTTCGAGGTCGCTGCTTGCTGCAGCTTGCGCGCCGCCGTCGCTGCTTGCTCCCCTGGGAGGTTGGGGTCAAgggcgccgccgctgctgcttcctCTGCTGGCAGAGCGGGGTCAAGCACACCGTCGCTTGTGCCTGAGCTGTGCGTCGTCGGGAGGCAGGGGTCGCGCCCCGAGCCGCCTGCCGCCGCGCGACCTCCGCTTGCTGCGCTTGCACCCGAGCTGTGCGTCGGGGTCGTAGCCGGGGAGGTGGCGGCGCTGGGAGGGCGGGCGCGCGCCGGGAGGGAGGTGGCGGTGCTGGGAGGCGGGGGCGCGTCGGGAGGGAGGTGGCGGCACTGGAAAGCGGGGGCGCGCCGGAGGGAGGTGAAGGAGCAGGGAGAGGGTAGTTTTTTAGGGGAGAATTTTTTAGTGAGGGGAGGACGTTTTGGCAAAAAGGCCGTTAGCCACATCAGCATATGGTGGGCTCCATCTGTCATAATCGTCATCAGATGGGCTAAAGCCATCAACTAGTGTTTTCTGCAAAAGATTAGGCCGAGAATCAGTGTTTTCGGGCACAAATTCGTAGAAGAGTCTTTTCTGCAAACCTACGCttcaatgtggtggttttttgcaattcactcctaTTGGCAGAGAAGGAGTAAGCAAGCATGGAGCCTAGCTGCACGTACTTGTTTTGACAGATCTGCTTATGCTAAATTCACCTGTACAAAGGAGGCAGATAGACGGACAGAGGGTCTATTCATTAGATTGGACATTTAATTGGTCTATGCTGCACATGATAGTTCACTTAATACAACAAAAAGGCACTCAATGGCTGGATGAACCAATCTTAGCTGATAACTTCAATCTTTTGATGTCAACAGATTGATCGTAACGTTGGTGAAGATCCCCGCCTTGAGATATTCAAGAAGGAGTGGTTTGCAGGCAAGGATTGTCTCGATATTGGATGCAACCAAGGTTTGGTCACAATCGGTCTAGGTAATGTTCTGGGGATAataattttgttctgttttgtttggTAAATAATCTTCTGGTCATTCACATGACTTTCAACTTCAATGTTATAGCTTCTGTTCTTGAATTACCAGACTACTGTTACTCTGCAGTTACATTGTTTTAGTTTCTCTTGTTGATTATGAAAGTCTTATCCAGATTAACATAAGCATTATTTAGCAAATTTTTGTAAATATTCTCTGATTTATCCATATGGTCACGTTAGGATAATTTTAatcgagtactccctccgtcccataatataagagcgtttttgacactacactagtgtcaaaaacgctcttatattatgggacagagggagtatgtgcCATCTATTGTAGATTGTCACTTGTAATACAGTTGAGACCACTCTACATAAACATGTCAGCCACCTTTGTTAACTTCTTATTATTATGATCTGCAATAGCATAGTTCCATTTGACAACCCTTGACCATATAAGAACCGAATGCCAATTAGCTGTAGCTGGTCTTCTGCTCCATTATTCTATGCAGTGATTAGTGGCTCTTCTGACGTTCATTTGATAGAAATCAATACATCACAGGTGACATGTACAAAATTTTGAGCAGATGCCAGAATTGCaagatatatatacatatacatatacatacatatatatactgTAGAGTGTTTTTTCTCTAAATAAATTTCCTGACAAACACAGTTTCTCATCTCTAGTTTTCTTACCTTGTGCAGCGATGAAGTTTGTGTGTCGAAGCATCCTTGGAGTTGACATCGATAAAGGTTTAAATTGTTATTGTAATATTGTATATTTGTAATTCAGATTTCATATTGTTTATTTTTAGTGCATGAAGTACCTGGTAGCTGGAATCTTTTCGAAAAACAATCTGAAGATCTGATTGATGCTTGTCTCACAGCAGCCCTTATGTACATTTTGTATTTTTCTTGTATAATGTTGTGTGCTGAGAACATTAATGCTCATTTCTGGACAACATAAAATGCAAATGAAAAAATTCTAGTCCTGTTCGACCGGTTATTGCATACCCCAGCTCAGTGTTGTTAGTAGTTCGTAATTATTCTATTGACACAATGCTTGTGAGGTGTGTTGTGTTTGCATGTCTAAAGAAGTATGATTTGGTTGGACATTTTTTTTAAATGGCATAAAATCCTTGGTGATGCCAACGCCTTCATGTGTACAAATTCAATGTTTCTCTATTAATAACTGAACCTGTCTTGAAATTATGAAACTCTGTATGAGATTTATAATGTTAATTTGTTTTTTAGCAGAATGTGCATTTATGACAGTCAAACTTGGATTTCTGTATTTTTTTTACGTCAGATGCATGGTTTGTAATTAAGTAATAATATTTGACAGATTACTAATAAATATCATCAACCATACTTAAATAGTTCCTTCTAGTTTCGGAATGTTTGTGTGTTCTTGCCTTGCCAAATGTAGTCTGGTTGGCTGTGTTGGGTTTGTCAAATGAAACCGATTCTGATCTTAACCTTGTAGGTTTGATTGAAACTGCTAACTGGAATTTAAGAAGGATATCTCGAACAGGCAACGTGGCTCCGGAAAGTGCCAAGGTTCATAACTCATCAGACTCCACAACTCATAGCTGTCGAGAAGAAGTGGTATCTGAGATGCCAAATGGAAATATTTCTAAACACGAGCAACCTGATCTTTTTGAAATTATCTCTTTTCGGTCTGAAAATTTTGTCCAGAGCACACACAGATATACAGAACGGTATGACACCATCATGTGGTAAGTTGCAAATTTACAAGAGAGACATGTCAgagaatttttgattttttttgtattAGTCACTATCCAAATTGGATGTCATCTTGTTTTTTTATGCTTTTGTTCTCTTGCAGTTTGAGCGTGACAAAATGGATCCATCTGAACTGGGGTGATGATGGCATAACCACTCTGTTTGTGAAGATATGGAGTCTTCTAAGACCGGTATCTATTTCTCTTCTGCTCTCCCTAAATTGGATCTCTGTGGTAAGAGGAAAAACTAACAATACCTTGTCTTCTTTCCTCTGGCTTCTCTTGTTTTGCAGGGAGGGATTTTTATCATGGAACCTCAACCTTGGACCTCGTATAGGAAAAACAGATTAGTGTCAGAGGTAATTTCTGATTGTCAGACTGATGACTGATGCTACATGATTGTTTTTGGCTTGAGATGGTGTAGTTTCAACTTTAAAGCTCTGACTCTGTTTGTGAAGGCCTGAAGGATAGCCATGAGTATGTTGCATTGAACTGTTCTTTTGGTCTGTTGCTCGTTTCAAAGCTAGATGTACTCCTTGGTTTGATTTGCTTCCCGGTCTTTCATCATTTACGTTTTTTTTAAGTCTTTCATCATTTACATTTGGGTCTTACTCTCACCCAACCTGCTTTTGTTTTCCCTGATCACACAATCTTATGCATCTTAGAATGATTAGTAACAAAAATCCTGATCCATCGATGAAACAACTATTTCTTCTCAATCTTTCATGGGGTGGAGTTAACTCATATCGTCCTGTCCTTTTTTCTGTTGGATTTCAGGTTGCCAAAGAAAACTTCAATGATATCTGTATATATCCTGAGAAATTCCGGGAGATACTTCTGGACAAGGTTCGTTCTATATCGGCAACTAATGCTACTCCTGCAGCAGAGTATGTTCTTTTCCAGTTCCCTGCAGTAGAGTTGTTATAAACCATGCAGTGGTGCTTGCAGGTAGGATTCAGGTCAGCAGAGGTGATTACCAACAGATTGGTTGGTTCTGTCGCTGGTTTTGATCGCCCAATTGAAGTTTACTACAAATGATGGAATGAGATTGACGCTTGCCTCTTGCCCAGAGGCTCATGTGATGCTTCGGATGCGTAAGTTTGGTGCTGCGGGATTTGTCGAGCTTCACCGGTGCTTTCTTTGGTACAAATATGATGATCAAGCTTTCACATGACGCTAGATTAGCAGTTTGTGGAAGTGTCATTTTCAACAAGCGCCCAAGGAATGATATGGATAGGGTGGTGGTGGTATTGCCTTCCCTAAGGTAGTTTTCGATAATTTTGTCAGACTTTAGGCAATTAGCCTTTGTGTAGATGAATTTTGTATGCCAGAGAAACCTTCCAGTAATACAAGATTTCTGTTCCTATGAACATCCTAGTTTTGTCGCAGTTTCACAATTGCTACCAGTTTATCGTATAAACAGGCATATCTTTGGGTCGATTGGATCAACTTTCAGACACTATAGTTGCTTTGCTCAGCTCTGGAGCAGCCGAGGAGAATCGCCAATGTCTCTGTCCCTTGCAGCTCAAGCTTCACCCTAGCCCACTCCACGAGCAATCTGCAGAAAAAGCCATTGATCACTCACTGTCCGAAGATACAACCACATTCCAAAAGCTCCAAGGATCTTCCAAAAATAAAAAAGTAGCCCAAAGCAAGAAGATGCAACCACATTCCAAAAGCTCCAGGGATCTTCCAAAAATAAATAAGAAGCCCAAAAGAAGGCACAGCATAGCAGAGGTGCAACCATCTCCATCCTCTCCCCTGCCCCAAGCCAAGCAAGGAATCCCTTCTCTCTCCCACCGCCAGTCAGGACCAGGACCTGTCCTAGCGAGCTGGCTAGTTATTGTACTGTtcgtattcttttctcgaaatatATATACTAGTCACCAACCCGTGCAATGCATGCTAGTGATCTTTGTCAAATTGGTAAAGTGTCTCAACCCGAACATTGGAGCCCGCGATTGTTGAGAGGGTCTTTCCTATGGGTACCGACGCACCCGCCACTGATAATCTGGATAGTTGCCAGTGGCGGGCTCAAAAAACACGACCTCCACTGCTATTAACTTACCAATGACGGGCGTTAGTTTATGGCTGCCACTGTTAACAATTCTCCATATTTATCGTGAAACAAATGTTACCAGTGGCGAGCAAAAACTGACGCCCGCCACTGGTATTTGAGTTACCAGTGGCGGGCAGCAGTACGTACCCGTCACTGTTATTTTGAGTCTTGCAATAAATCTATCCAAAAATAGCAGTGGCGGAATTTTTTTTGGACCCGACACTAGAACACAAATGATAGTGACAGGCTCTGTCTTGTTCCATCCACTGCGTTTAAGAGAGGGCCGCCACAGGCTAAAAGCCCACGGATCCCATCCAAACCGTATCTAGTATCTAACCTTAATCGTTCCTCAGAAAAATAGTATCTAACCCTAACCCCTCCTGTGCTTCTCCCTTCCCCAGCACCCATCATCCCCTCTAGCCTCCGCCCCCAGATCCCCTTGTCACACCACAGAGCCTCTCCCTACCTCCTCCGATCTACCACGACGGCGCCCCCTCGCACTTTCCCACCGCGCCACTCCTTCCCTCCTCTGATCTACTTTGATGGCAGCGCTGGACGCGGGGGGCGACGCTGCACCCAGGGCAGTGGCGCTCGGGGTGATGAGCTCATGGTCGTTCTGCATCCCGGCTATGAGGACTTCCGCTCGTGTGCTCCGGTAGGGGCGGAAGAGGTGCCGCTGTGGTCCGCATAGTCTCACTAACCTCAAGGTGAGCAGCCACCTCCCTCCCAATCTCACGGCAGCCAGACCACCTATTATAGCCTTGTGGTGGCTGGATCCACCTTCTATGGCCTCGTGGCGGTTGGATCCACCTTCTACGGCCTTGTGGCGGCCGGATCCATCTTCTATGGCCTCGTGGTGGCGGGTCCACCGGCTAGGTGCGGGCAGCTCCGTCATCGGGAGCGAAACGGTGACCAAGTACGGGCATCTCTGTCACTGGACCCCGTGGTGGTGCTCCAGCTCATGGTGGCGTGTTGGGTGTGATTCCTACAATCGAGAACTTAGTTTCCTTAGTGCCTACACTGGTTTGTGCAATTCCTGCACTAATTCACGAAGCAGATCACCAGCTCTGTGATGTCtattacgcaactttattcttgtagactctcttgggcctccaagagcagagttttgtaggaccgcgacaaattttcctcaagtggatgacctaaggtttatcaatccgtgggaggtgtaggatgaagatggtctctctcaaagaaccCTGCAATCAAAATACAAAGAGttttttgtgtccccaacacatccaatacaattgtcagttgtataggtgcactagttcggcgaagagatgatgatagatgtgtaatatggatggtagataatgaaTAAAAAAAAACAAGGTAGAAGTATTAAACAACGAGCAATAtatcaatgcttagaaacaaggcctggggttcataatttcactagtgcaatctctcaacatcaCTAACATAACTGAACCATATGAAAATCCCTCAAAGTGAGGCaaagaatttctccaaggtttcTATTCCTATCAGAGAAAGTAGGATGAAATTGCATAGGTAGTAAACCACCTGAAAGTTGTGTTTCCGCTCATTCTACTGAACAAGCCCAAAGTGTCACGAATAGTTCTAGAGATCATACTCCgacaacaccatatgatacacatcaatcaactctaatgtcacctagataccccaatgtcatcacaagtatccatgagtgagacatgcatcaagtgatctcaaatccaaagtattcaatccgataacaaagaaacctcaaagagcaagattcAATTCACCACAAAAAAGATAGAGGGGAAGAACACCATataatccaactatattaacaaagctcatggtaGATCAAGATTGTGTCCtatcaagatcacgagagagagagagggagagggagagagggagagggagagagagagatcacatagctactagtacataccctcagccttgagggtgaactattccttcctcgtcatggaggcagcggggatgatgaagatggcctccggtgatggctTTCCCCCTATGGCAAGGTGCCTAAACAGGGCTCCAGATGATATCTCTTTGGAACAGAGGCTTGCCACGGAGGAAAAACTCATCTAGGTTAACTTTCGGAGGTTTCTCTATTTATTAGAATTTTCAGCGTTGAAATCACACCAAAAGGACTTACGAGGGCCCCACAAGCTCAAACGACACTCCCGACCCCTGGGGCGTGCCATATGATCTTGTGGCGTCTtcgtgggtcttcttatccttccCCAAAGCTTCGAGGGATCTcttatgttccaaaaaaatcaccataaatttttatCACGTTTGTACTTAGTTTGGTATGGTTTTTTTGTTGAAAcaaagaaataggcaaaaaaaacaagaacatacaaaattactaaacatggcatgaactcttaataaattatagatacgttggggatgtATCACTCTGCACTTACAAAATTATTTGTGTGCACTACATTTATTATGTTTATTTCCATTTATTGGGTATGCGCATAACTGACGAAGAATGAGAAACTTTCCATATAGATGTTTGTACTAGGTATTTCATCACGTTAAACTTTTGAACGTGCAATTTGTGACCTATTTTATTGCAAACAACAAATTGTGCTACTATCAACTTTAATTAGTGTGTCGTGTATTAAATACATGTATTATGTCTTCCGCTAATTGTGACAATGACCTGGTGTGGAGTTATAAATTGATGATTTGGACCACTGCAAGGCAGGTCCTTCCATGCTCTGAAAATCAAAATTATCTGTTTTTTTCTACCAAATTGTTGTTGTTTCCCAGTTGTTTATATACCCGGGTCTATCTACAAATTTCTACTTCTAATACAAAATGCAACTCTTGATAATTTAGATGCTAGTGGTTCTTTCTTTATAGATGGTCGAACTTAGAAAGGTTTTGACCAATACAATCCTAAATTGACTTACATTTTAGGTCTGAGGTAGTATGTGTGGATGCAAAATATCTACTGCCACTTTGCACTTGTTTGAAAAAATTGAGCTTAGTTTAAAGTGCAGGCAATAGAAACTTTACAGAATGTCCTATACAGAAACCTCATTtactatatactactccctccattcactattataagatgttttggatatttcaatgtTGACTACATAATTGAAGGTTAGGTGTGATGGCGTGTTTT
This genomic window contains:
- the LOC123157062 gene encoding probable RNA methyltransferase At5g51130, whose protein sequence is MVALAQPPSAVKGPKGEAERKQSDAQGRGGNGGGGGAGGGGGGRGKKRKNKEVFIYGNYRNYYGYRIDRNVGEDPRLEIFKKEWFAGKDCLDIGCNQGLVTIGLAMKFVCRSILGVDIDKGLIETANWNLRRISRTGNVAPESAKVHNSSDSTTHSCREEVVSEMPNGNISKHEQPDLFEIISFRSENFVQSTHRYTERYDTIMCLSVTKWIHLNWGDDGITTLFVKIWSLLRPGGIFIMEPQPWTSYRKNRLVSEVAKENFNDICIYPEKFREILLDKVGFRSAEVITNRLVGSVAGFDRPIEVYYK